In Populus alba chromosome 9, ASM523922v2, whole genome shotgun sequence, a genomic segment contains:
- the LOC118048629 gene encoding putative disease resistance protein RGA3 translates to MASVLELLPFSENNHQRVLDTVEHFIRAVGGALGCVEVVVGGEDVGGWEEQQVTPKAVKIWLPNLRDAAYVTEDLLEHLTVEGKQYPVPISINAWKVRKTLEALETTAYEGLGLNLREDIEGYPTVIPKTGIGGIGKTNLAQLAYNDGRVTQNFDVKIWVFVSEFFYAKMIMKTVTESATKKICKKEMDAHRKRYLIVLDDAWSEDHIEWGKLRPLLRGGLAGSKIIIASRSKKVAMMMDSPTFPYHLKGLDEDDCWALFRQRAFRRREEEQYPNLSPIGKQIARKFGGLPLAAKTLGSLTRFKREDREWLLVENSEPWSLNVNHGGILPSLMLSYYHPTIQLKHCFAFCSIFPKAYEIKEKIILLWMAEGFLLGVKPPEDIGNEYFKDLLWMGFFQDAEKSDDGNMNCYKMHDIIHDLAQYVSGKEFAIVEHDLLPLSLVQACHSCVEGKVGSFTVPEALYEAEQQRTLLLVGVEGLKDIPCKLFSSFKYWRVVDLNSCGLASLDKSL, encoded by the exons ATGGCCTCAGTACTTGAGCTATTACCATTTAGCGAAAACAATCACCAAAGAGTTCTGGATACTGTGGAACATTTT ATTAGGGCTGTTGGTGGTGCTCTTGGCTGCGTGGAGGTTGTGGTTGGTGGTGAAGATGTGGGTGGCTGGG AAGAGCAACAAGTGACCCCAAAAGCTGTGAAGATTTGGTTGCCAAACCTCAGGGATGCAGCTTATGTAACTGAGGACCTACTAGAGCATCTTACTGTGGAAGGCAAGCAGTATCCTGTTCCAATTTCAATCAATGCTTGGAAGGTTAGGAAGACACTTGAAGCTTTGGAAACGACTGCATATGAGGGACTTGGCTTGAATTTGAGAGAGGATATT GAAGGATATCCAACAGTTATTCCAAAAACCGGTATTGGGGGCATTGGCAAGACAAATCTTGCTCAATTGGCATATAATGATGGGAGGGTAACACAGAACTTCGATGTTAAAATCTGGGTGTTTGtgtctgaatttttttatgcaaagatGATCATGAAGACAGTTACAGAGTCTGCTACAaagaaaatatgcaaaaaagaGATGGATGCGCATAGAAAGAGATACCTCATTGTGCTAGATGATGCTTGGAGTGAGGATCACATTGAGTGGGGCAAGCTAAGGCCTTTGTTGAGAGGGGGTCTTGCTGGAAGTAAAATCATCATCGCCTCTCGTAGTAAAAAAGTTGCTATGATGATGGACTCCCCAACCTTCCCTTACCATTTGAAGGGTTTGGATGAAGATGATTGCTGGGCTTTGTTCAGGCAACGGGCTTTTCGGAGACGAGAAGAAGAGCAGTATCCAAATCTTTCGCCAATAGGAAAGCAGATTGCCAGAAAATTTGGAGGGTTGCCGCTTGCTGCAAAAACTTTGGGAAGCTTGACGCGCTTCAAAAGAGAGGATAGAGAGTGGTTATTAGTGGAAAATAGTGAACCTTGGAGTTTAAATGTAAACCATGGTGGAATTTTACCTTCCCTGATGCTAAGTTATTATCATCCAACAATACAACTCAAACATTGCTTTGCTTTCTGCTCAATATTTCCAAAAGCTTACGAAATCAAGGAGAAGATAATTCTCCTATGGATGGCAGAGGGATTTCTACTAGGGGTCAAACCACCAGAAGATATTGGCAATGAGTACTTCAAGGATTTGTTGTGGATGGGTTTCTTTCAAGATGCAGAAAAATCTGATGATGGCAACATGAATTGCTACAAAATGCATGATATCATTCATGATCTTGCACAATATGTTTCAGGGAAAGAATTTGCGATAGTGGAGCATGATCTTCTACCACTTAGCCTGGTCCAAGCTTGCCACTCATGTGTCGAAGGTAAAGTTGGATCATTTACAGTTCCAGAAGCATTGTATGAGGCAGAACAACAGCGGACACTCTTATTGGTAGGGGTGGAGGGCTTGAAAGACATTCCCTGCAAACTGTTTTCTAGTTTCAAATACTGGCGCGTGGTAGATCTGAACAGTTGTGGCTTAGCAAGTCTGGATAAATCTCTATAG